The nucleotide sequence AGCGCATTCAAGAACTCCGGTGTTTTCTCATGAGAGTAATATCTGAGTCGATTCAGTAAGCGAGAAAACCCGGTTCCACCAAGGGGTGAAACCGAGTAAAGCAGTTACGTTTTCGTGAGTATTAGAATTCACCCACAACGTTTTTATCATCGATACCACACAGGAAAATCAGGGTGTCACCGTTGATATTTTCGCTGATAAACCGAACGCCACCATCGCCTAACAGGAAATGACAGCCGCCTTCATGGGAACTGCTCAGTCCCCAGGCATTCGCAGACCCGGTGTTGCCTATGCCATTGATCATATAGTACGACGACAGAACCTGATCTGAGTTTGTTGACCAGCCTTCAAAGGTGCGCACGACCGCGGTGTGATATTGCCAGCTTCCATAGCTACCGGAATTAGCATTGTTGGTAGCATTTGACCCTGCCCAGACCGCGCCACTGAAAGTGCCTTCTGTGGTTCTTTCACCCAGCATCACAACATTACTCAGGCCATCTCGGAACGATTTCATGTTTCTGGGAGTGTGATCAGCCCAGGCTGAATTGACACTCGTTTGCGTAGTGGCACCAGTTGGGAGAAAAGCACATGAGTAAAGACCAACATAGTTGGACTTTCCAAAGTTACCGATATTCGGATTCAGACCGTCAGCAGGATCCGAAGGACAGGCCAGTGAAGCTATCGGAGTTTGAAAGAGGCTCAGCTGAGCGACCGTGTAAGGCGAAATCGGTTCACGCCAGGGGCCATTCATGTTGATCTGGTTGTAAATGTTTGCCTGGTCCATAAAGGGGAGCAGCATAACATTCCAGCCGAGATAGCTTTCCGTACCAGGAGGGTCGTAAACCGTATTCCGAATGTTCTCGACTTGCATTTGTGGGAAAATACCATGTGTTTCATGGTAGTTGTGTAAAGCAATTCCTAGCTGCTTCATGTTGTTCTTGCAGGTTGATCTGCGTGCTGCTTCTCGTGCCTGTTGCACTGCGGGCAGCAGCAGGGCAATCAGAATGGCGATGATGGCAATGACCACCAGAAGTTCGATCAGGGTAAAACCCCGTTTTGCAGTGAGCCGTTTCATCCAGGTCTCCGGTAATAGAAAGAGAATTAAGAGAAATGAAAAGCATTTCTCACTCTTATCCGGCCTTTTAAGCGAATTGAAAACGGCGATGCAGGGGAGGTATAAGTATGTATCGTTTTTAGGGTTACGAAGCGCATCATTTTACGCCGCGCAGCGATACACAAAATATCTGAGCACAGTCAAATTTCAGCTAGCTGTCA is from Gimesia maris and encodes:
- a CDS encoding DUF1559 domain-containing protein, whose translation is MKRLTAKRGFTLIELLVVIAIIAILIALLLPAVQQAREAARRSTCKNNMKQLGIALHNYHETHGIFPQMQVENIRNTVYDPPGTESYLGWNVMLLPFMDQANIYNQINMNGPWREPISPYTVAQLSLFQTPIASLACPSDPADGLNPNIGNFGKSNYVGLYSCAFLPTGATTQTSVNSAWADHTPRNMKSFRDGLSNVVMLGERTTEGTFSGAVWAGSNATNNANSGSYGSWQYHTAVVRTFEGWSTNSDQVLSSYYMINGIGNTGSANAWGLSSSHEGGCHFLLGDGGVRFISENINGDTLIFLCGIDDKNVVGEF